A stretch of DNA from Anopheles nili chromosome 2, idAnoNiliSN_F5_01, whole genome shotgun sequence:
AGCACTATATGTCGCTCTGTTCACTCTATTGCAACTGTTACAATTGCATCCTTTGCATCACTaatatatatgaaaaaatgattgatttatcaAGACGCGCTATTTAAATGTTCGGTAACATTTGAGCAATGATTAAATTGATACGAACTTTCAAATCAAATACCAAAAATCAGTTAATAAAAAGGTTGCACTGGATTGAATcatgaaaatgaatgaatacacaaaaaaccaaacaaagaaGATttcataaagaaaaaatagaagtaaaagaaaaaagaagaaaaagaagaatcaAATTCCGTGCCAATTAAAAACAACCAAGTGTAGTTATGCTCAAATTGAAGAAGAatttaatacattttaattGCAATGCATACAAATAATTTCACAGGTATAGTCATACGAGAAAAGTATAATATTATTCATTcgtatgaaaacaaaacaattatAACATTAATACAATTATAACAACAATTATACAAACAATTATAACAATTGATCACAATATTatcataaaattcaaaaatttaaaattcagtATTGAAACAATACAATAAATATTCAATGAAATTAGAGGTCCAGAAAGTGCCTTATGTTAGGTAGTGGAAGAAAATTACAACGAAATAAAGACCTCATTTATATTTAATACAGGCAGCATACATTATTTATTACAAGACTCAAAATGACTGACAATAAAATAGTTTCAAACAGGGAATCTAACACACCATAAGTGAGTTGGTAGTAATTTCTACAAGTACTGTGTTTGGCAATACAAAGGAACGCGTATGTCTAATAGCACTTACTCATGAAAACAACCAGCATCGCTTTAACAGTTTAAAACCGCTAGGCTATTAAATCTAGCTAGATATAATTGAGATCGAAATTTATTATCAACAGAATTAATTAATCTATCAAAGGAAGTTTTTGTATCATCAAAATTTCTTTCAGTAGAGTCACTaaaccaaaagaaaattgaaaatcttGAATCATATAACTAATTTTCCATTATCGCATATCAAAGCATAAAGAAGCGCAATAGCAATGCTAATTGTTTTAACGAATTTCTCgtcaaaatataaaaaataacttttgAAATTCTATAATTTACCGTTTCCGTTTATGGATAAATCGTTCAATGgacaattttaaatattttgcatttaaattgaGTAGCGAAAATTGTGTTTAACATTATAACGTTACAAAATGTGCCATGATTAATATGAAATATATATCACACGAACCTTAGTAAACGAAAACCACATTAtatgatgaaattgaaatatattacTTGAGCATAAACATTCAAGACACAAGATTGAGGTATCATAATCCCAGGTTATAAATACTGAATAACTCGTAAATCAACATTTCGATTGCAATGAACGATtaaaaaagtgaacaaaataTGAAGCTTACCCGTAATACGCTTAACTTAAATGTGGTGGATTAATATTGGATGCAGTTCGACAAAATAAGAAGAATAGAAATAACAACGTGTTTCGATAATTCATTTGCCTTTTTGGAGCAAGCGTTATCGACGCAACAAAATCTTACGCTTCTAAAAACAGTTGCATGGCAGCTGCTTGCTTCCTGGACAAGCCGCATTGACTTCAATTGAAACTCAACCCCTAAACGCTAACCACAGTTGTTGTCATCCTCCCCTAAGATCGTTTCGAATTGACTCTTGTCGCAATACCTGAAACCAGAACCATGCGTAACGGCCCCGGCAAACTTAGGCACACAGgacgcaaaaggaaaaaatgggACGGGCCTTTCCCAATGTCAACACATAGCTGAACGCATTTCCCGGCCCCCTTTCGAGTACATTTCAACAGATGAAAAGATTTACATCATGATAGGGAACTAGTACGAGCGGACGAATCCAGAACGTTGCCATGTGCCATAAAAGGTCTTAGAATTCATCTTGCTTCTAAATCCGTGACACACTTTTCGTACTGTACACGATGGTCTGTCTTTGGAACAATCATACTCCGTAATTAGTGTCACTGTCCGTGAAGAAATTCATTACCGAACAAAAGGAGTTTCCTTTATAAGCGCACGTTTTCAGAAAACGGACAATAGCATTAAACATAGCCTGGCAAAACAAGTTTATAAAACAAGATTGGAAGAGCTTATCTCGATTGTCTGTAGCTAAAATGGGTTTACTGGAAGGGAAAATAATTAGAGGCAATAAAAAAGCCCCCACAAACGTAGTACATCGCACTAATAAAACATGCACATATAATGACGCAATAGGctgtacaaaataaaaccaaagtAACTATAGCAAGACTTATACAAGCACTCGAATTTAAAAATTGGAAATAgtttataaaattaaaataaagacacaatgaaatgtattttcaaattataatttgACGCCACAGGAAGAGTTGCGAAAATTATAAATATTCGATAAACCGAtgattaaaaaatgcaaagtACGATTTAAACGGTTCGTTGAAATGAACCAAAACTGATGATAGAAAATTTACTATATTCAGTACTTCATTCGATATATGAACACGTTATGTTACGCATAAAGAGTAACCACAATAAGAAGGAATTGTTACGACGAATTTAAAAACACccgtgaaaaggaaaagaatatTAATCGTTTGACGATAGAGAAAACACCTTTTGTAATCGGCAAATAAAGAAGATATATGTTTAGACTACAAATCAacgtgttttatattttttttaatttcataatttaaacTTCCGATTCGATTTGTGTTATAAATTTTGCTAAATTTATGTCGGTAAACAGCAACTACCAATCCCCCTTGTTCGTTCCATTTGCAATAATGGCGAATTGCACTCATTTCATGACAACCACGTGATTCCCGCATCCACTTTCATtacttccttttctttccttccacTCAACTGCCGTCTTCAATGATTTCCGCCGATGCTGTAGTACGAGCAAAATTGCCAACATAAGAGAGCAATAAAGCATAATCATTCGCTCATATCTCATGCTTTATGACAAAACTTCCGACATTAATGTGTCCTGCTACTTACATtgcttttttctgttgtttttgccGTCTAGCGCATAAACCGATTCaatgaaacagaaagaaaGGATTGTACAAACCGTTGATTTTATGCACAAATGACTGCAAAAAGATCCAGTTTAAAACTTGGCGGCACATTGGAATCTGTTTTTGAAAagtttgttttgataattAATGACGTTATAAAATATAGCGCGTATAATTATCTTATTTGTAAACTAAGAccaaagaagcaacaaaatgaaaaaagggacCTTAAGACCGGTTTCGCTTTATTTCACTGGACAGTACGCGGCGGGAGCATTAAAGCTTGGTGTTAGAGCATTCGAATGCTGGCACAGGAGGATCCTTGGATGGACGGATACTCGCTTGGCAACTGCAGCACCCTCGAATAGTTGTATAAATTGTATAAACAGTTTCAAGAAGAGAATGCCTCTTGTCTCTTGAGGAGAAAACAATGTAGACACAATGGTAATTATTCGTATCTACATAAAAAGTCAGTTCTatagaataaattaaatgttgAATAATGTACatgaaatttgtttgataACTTGAtagtgttttatttcattttacgcAAATAAATACTTCTCTACCTAAACTGCATTGTTGCATCGATTTGTTATTCAAAGGTTTTCTCGAAAAGTTAAGATGATGTTAAGCACGATATTTAATCGTTCATCCTTCGTTCACTTGCACATATTTGTGCTAATCATCAGTATTCCATCGCTATTGACTGCCGCTTAATACAACTAAAAGAGCACCATGAACACTTACGTGTTTGTATTCAGTTTGACCGATTGCCAAACAATATCTCCATTACAACGTGTAATCTTCGCCGGATATCGTAAAAGCCATCATTAGCTTTCTAAGGAATTGAGTAACGGGCATTGATGCAAATTTTGTGTCAATGATGATCGGAAACGAACGGGTTATGTAAATGACATTGCCATTTAAAAACCCTACATTCCAATGCTTAAAGTTCAAGTCATTGAAAAGGCTTCATTTAATCTGGCAGCACGTTAAAGAAGGTCCTCCAAGAGGTTTAACAGGAAACAACGATAAAGATTCATAAGAAACGAGTGGCCAGACAACGACCGTCTAATCTGTAATGATACATGGCGTGCTGGTGCTGCGTATAAGCGTTGTCGTGTTAAGATCTCTTTTTACATTAGTATCGTGTCAATGCATTTCTAATTTACGGCTGCTTTTATGGTGGTCAAAACTTTGATTCCCCTAGATGATCTTGCTCCGTGAACGAACGTAGGCGGCGATTGGCGATTTATATCCGTTTACAGACCGGCTAGAACAATACGAGGATCCTCGACAGCGGCCTTCACCTTGCGCAGGAAGGTGACAGCCTCACGGCCGTCAATCAGTCGATGGTCGTAGGTAAGGGCTACGTACATCATTGGTCGAATTACCACCTTGAatatgaagaaaagaaaacaatgttATCCGTTTGAATAGTTTGAAATTTTGTATTAaaattttgttcttctttacCTGTCCTTTAACAGCAATCGGTCGTTCGAAGATTCCGTGCATGCCAAGAATAGCGCTTTGCGGGGGATTGATAATAGGAGTTCCCAGCAAAGATCCAAATACACCACCATTCGAGATGGTGAAGGTACCTCCATCCATATCCTCTACAGCTAGAGTACCCTTCTTTGCTTTATCCGCTAGACCCGCGATGGCAAGTTCAATATCCGCGTAGTTCATGCCTTCGACATTTCTTAGTACGGGCACCACCAAGCCCTTAGGCGAGGCAACCGCTACTGAGATATCCACGTAATCGCGATAGATAATTTCCTGTCATCAAAATGTTGAATACAAAGAAGTGATTATAATGAAAATACGTCTACCATAGTGTATAATGACTTACGTTTTCCTCAATAACAGCGTTGACGACAGGTTGGTCCTGCAGAGCATAGGCAGCTGCTTTACAGAAAGCGGACATAAAACCAATCTTCATGCCGTACTTCTTCTGGAAGGCTTCCAAATGTTGCTTACGGAAATCCATGATGAAGCTAAAATAAAAGATATTACCATGAATGTTGTTTTATAAACTACGTTGAATATTGGTTCATTATTTCTGTTGATAAATACAAAATCCATATCTCCTGTAAAACCCTAACATTCATATCGAAGAACTCTTTAAGTTAATGTTTTCAGAAAATCATTAAACAAGattgtttcattactttcttcaataaaattattgccaataaaatatttccttctatttaaaaaaagctacaatttaaacagaaagaaaattaaCAGCTGTAGAGCATGAAAATTTAGAGCCTTCATCAAATCACATCAACGTTTTAATTGAtgattgaattttcatagAACTATGTGCACATAGGAAAGAATAGTCTATTGAGGGTTGCATATTTCGAACCGCAACACTAATTTTAATGTGCGTCATTGCAGTACTCAAACATTATGTTAAAAACAAACGTGTCTCGCTGCTATCCATCAACGAACATCTGTGGCTTATGAATTCCACGGGCGGCGAACGTTATTTATACATACTCTCCCTCTAAAACCAGCAAAATAATACCAAGATAGACGAAACGCGAATATACAAGAGAATAATGATGATCGAGCGCCAACGCATGCGTGATTTACCCAGATTACGTCATGCGCCGACTGGCCTTCACCATTCGCCACATGTAAACGTCACCAGGGCGAAGGCGGGTGTCGCGTCACAGATCGCGTGCACCTCTACTTAATCTGGGAAAATACCAATCCGGGTTTGGTGAAGGTTTGATTATACCGTTcaaaaaacatcattaaaGAAGCAACCAAGTGGGATTGGGCACATGACTATCTGTTGCCAGCAGCGATAAGACACGACGACATGCAGCAACAATGTTAGAACGAAAGATAACGACATTATCAACGATACTTACCTCATGTCGATTTCGTTGAACGTCGTCAGCATAGCGTTCGTGTTTTGCGCTTCCTTCAGGCGCGAGGAGATCTTCAGACGCATGCGGGTCATTTTGACGCGTTGCTCCGTACGGGTTCCAGTGATCTCCTTGGTGTAATCTGCTGGAGGCAGCTTTACGGTTGCTGCTTCGATAGCCTGCGCATGACGGATGGCAGCTACCGGCATTCGACTAATCGGACCAGTTTGTTTCggaggtggcggtggtggaggcgcgcCAGGAGCCAATGTCGGTGGCGGCGGAGGAGCCGCTGctgccttcggtggtggtggaggtggcggtggtggtggcggagcGGCTGCGGCTGGTGCCGGGGCATCAGCGGGTTTGGCGGCAGCCTTCGGCGCTTCTCCAGTGATCTTCATCTTAAACAGCTGCTGACCGGCTTTGACTGTATCTCCGTCAGAGACGTAAATCTCCTCGATGATGCCATGTCCGGGAGACGGCACACCGACGGTCGTCTTGTCAGTCTCGATTTCCATGACCACCTCATCGGCAGCGACGGCGTCTCCCACCTTCTTTTCGAACTTTACATCTCCCTCCGATACAGAATCAGCGAACGGGGGTACCTTTACGACTTCCGACGACAACAAACGAGTCGacgtgaaaatcgaacgctCGATCACTGCCCATTGGTGCGCGTTGATTGAGCTATcaatgaaacaacaaacgatgAGAATATGATTAGAGCCTTGTCGCTAACAGATAACTCTTTTATCATTTCGGTAAACAAATCCGAACAGATCCGGTATGCTAGACAGGCTTCTAGCGCAACATAAACAGTTTCACTGATCGTCGCCAGCAGGTGGCACCATGTGATCACTCTACTCTCTCTACAAGTATGCTAGCGGACTGCAGCATTATACTTTGTTATCATTAAGTTGGCATGCTCACAAACAACATGCCAGAGACCAAGCATGTGCGGTGGGGTTGGGCTtctaaaaataatatcaaaacACTTTCTCTTACTTTCGAATGGATACGCTGCCTCGACCACTTTCGGCAACTGCTTGCCGGATGCTCAACAGCAATCTATGCCCCTGGTGGTAGGTCCTGGAACCGCTTGCGGTAACCTACAAATATACGATAAAAATCATCAATAAACTAGCACAACATACTTCGACACTAAGCCGTAATGCTACCAGAGTCGATTAAAATCCACTCTAACCTATCAGCACTATTGTTATCTGTGGCAATTAAGGCTAAGCATAGCCCAAAAGACCCGCTTGTCCGCAAATTCTTGGGGCAGATTACATAATCTTTTTTCGCCGGCGTGTAACAAAATTGAGGACTTCTCAAAACGTAGATTCTATTCCGGAATCATAGCCAACGCTGAAGCAACTTACCTGCTGAGGAACTGCTTGTCCCCCTTCTAGGGAACGCAGGCTGATGCGGAGTGCAGTTCGGGGTAAATTCCGCGAAGATATCGACAGTATTCCGGCCATCGTTCAAGTGTTCGCAGCAGCCGCGATCCGTTTGCTGACAGCAAGTGAAAGGTGTGACAAATCCCACGATACCAAGTTTGGATCAGTGGGACACCAGCTGTTAAGAAATCCCCAAAGATGGGGAAATGGAATTTCTGCTTGAACGGATTGTCCTGGCCAAAATTACCCCTTTCTACAACCCACTAACAAGCTCGGTCGAGCGAATTACGCGAGCCCCAAACGGAATAACGACAGAAGATTTTCGCAACGCTACGACCATGCAAACTTTTGACAGACAATATTTAAGCGCCTCTCGTGGCAGATACTGTAAACATTGCAGCAGCTATGGTTTGAATGGTTGCTGTGTTTTCCTAGTAATAATTGGCTTCATGGCATAATTAATAGTAATTTATCTTAATCActgtttaaaaatttgttgatatttttttgttagagAATACCTTTGTTTCATACTGATAATAACTTGCCGTTTGCCATAGCTTTGTTCAATGAGTCTGTCTATAGTGCTGGTAGGCATCAAATGACATGTAAactatgtaaaaaaaaaatgtcgctTGATCATTTGATTTTAGTTAAGTTAGTTGAAGCATTGAATTTCCTTCTCTTTAAGAAGCACAACCCGTAAACAACCGTATACTTCCAACAACGATATTGAGGTTATTAATATAAAACTGATAAACTAATTTGACAGGCACTGTAATTCGAAATAACGTTGTCAATCCTTGCTTTAGCAAGagaggtcctttttccctttgtAACCCGTCGATTTGAAATCCGTTAATCTTTAATCAAACTTAGATAGATATAAACTTCAAACATCTACAAATTACAACATAGGACGCTTCAACGTTCACATGCTTTAGTTACATACTGcaataattattttcaaaagacCAATTGGTGAATTACATAGTAACGCACGTGGTTGGTTACATATTCTTAGAAGCAAAAATTTATCCCAAGATTTTAACTATGTTCATGTATTACTAACTGTGCAATACGAAAGGTACAGGTATTCCGCTATCTTATGATTAAGCTTTTTATTCGAATTCATCTTCATTCTTTTCTTCGTCGTAGATTTATACAATTTCTGATAAAGCGATCGAacattgtactaaaaaattcgTTCTGACTTGAACTGAACactttttaatgttttaatggTTTTTAATTACATGAGAAATTCTACTTAAAATTACTTTTTCGTTCAGCAAGAAATTAAGAATTAAGGCTCCAAAAATGAAGTCCAATGACatgaagtaaaaaaatgaaaaacataacaaacacGTTACATAAATAAAACTTCATGAAGCTATTTAAGGATCCAAAACATCTagtaatgtgtttttttagacGAACATCATTTAGAGATTAACATACGTTGTGAAAAATTGTTGCATTGCTATGGAAAAAACATTTGTGACCGAGGTTTCTTGCAGTTTGTTCCATCGTGCAATCCGTCTGACAAAAAATACGTCAAACCATACATCCCGACattgttttgaatttaattcaaGTATATATGAGAACTGTGAAATTGATGCTGTGTTTATTCTATGTGGCTCTTAATATGTAAAAGCTAACAATTCATCAACTTTGTGAAACAATCTACAAATTAGGTAACTATTTGAGAAAAGACACTctaaaatttttatagattttcatgattatttttaaaaaatgtcattttAGCTTTCTCGTGATCGCAAAACTTTCTAAGGCTAGacttatttaaaaaatcagcGTGTTGAAACTTAAATCCCAGCCAGACAATACAAGGCACATCATGTATTTAATGTTTGTTATATCGCTCTTATGCTTACTTCTGGCATTCTGTGCAAAGATAACTAAAATCGTAAGCTATCTCGTTGAAGATATTTGTGGGTTAGTTTGTAACTTTTCCGGTCTATATTTATTTACAGCTGCTTCCCTTCTTCTGCAGCGATAGCTCAGAAGTTAAAGAGATAAAGAACAAAGTGTCCGATTTGCGAGCGGATTTGGCTAAGATTTCCATGCGCGATGAATATATCAAATATGTCAAATGTGAACGTAATATTGTTGCTTTGGAAACTGCTCTGAACGAAGCCAAAGGACGTGATAATATGAAGCGTGTAGCGTACGAGTACGGATTGCATTACTGCGGGATGGCGGTACTCGCACTAATCATGATGTATATTTCATTCTCCTACCGAAATACCACCATCATAGTGTTCggaaacaatttcaattttgaGCCATTCGGTGGGCTAATTAGTTTTCCCACTCAAGTACCCAACTCGATATCAGTTATGTCCTGGATCGTGGTAAACAACTTAGTTGCTAGAACGTTAGCTGGAtatgttaaataaaaaataccacaATGGTGTGTAACTAGTGGTGCGAGTTCTATTTACTTTCTCTAGTCGTAGTTTGCTATGAAATTCACCTCCTTTTCGATCCAGCTAGCAATAGCAAACAGATTGCGTTCCGTAAAATGATTACCCATTAGTTGCAGACTTATTGGCAGCCGGCGAGACGATAATCGCACCGGAATCGAAAGCGCAGGTATGCCAGCCATATTTGCCGGCTGGGTGCAGAAATCTTGTACAGCACATTGATCGCGATTATTGCTTTGCGTGAAGGTTTTAAACAATGGTGCATCACTAAGCGTGGTCGGTGTAAGAAGTACATCAACAGTTCTGAATGCCTTCGCAAAGTCGTCTGCTATAAGTCTTCGTACTTGAAGGGCTTTTTGGAAGAATTTGTCATAGTTTTGACGTAGCAGGAAATAATTTCCCGAAAGAATACGGTTCTTTACAACACTGTTAAAGCCTGCGGCCCTTGTTTTGGCATACAGCTGTTCCGTACTTGTGTCTTCTTGGGAACGGTGGCCATACTCGATGCCGTCGTAACGAGACATATTGCTGCTAACTTCACATTGATTGAGAATAGAATAAACGA
This window harbors:
- the LOC128720714 gene encoding guided entry of tail-anchored proteins factor 1, whose amino-acid sequence is MYLMFVISLLCLLLAFCAKITKILLPFFCSDSSEVKEIKNKVSDLRADLAKISMRDEYIKYVKCERNIVALETALNEAKGRDNMKRVAYEYGLHYCGMAVLALIMMYISFSYRNTTIIVFGNNFNFEPFGGLISFPTQVPNSISVMSWIVVNNLVARTLAGYVK
- the LOC128721160 gene encoding dihydrolipoyllysine-residue succinyltransferase component of 2-oxoglutarate dehydrogenase complex, mitochondrial; this translates as MAGILSISSRNLPRTALRISLRSLEGGQAVPQQVTASGSRTYHQGHRLLLSIRQAVAESGRGSVSIRNSINAHQWAVIERSIFTSTRLLSSEVVKVPPFADSVSEGDVKFEKKVGDAVAADEVVMEIETDKTTVGVPSPGHGIIEEIYVSDGDTVKAGQQLFKMKITGEAPKAAAKPADAPAPAAAAPPPPPPPPPPPKAAAAPPPPPTLAPGAPPPPPPPKQTGPISRMPVAAIRHAQAIEAATVKLPPADYTKEITGTRTEQRVKMTRMRLKISSRLKEAQNTNAMLTTFNEIDMSFIMDFRKQHLEAFQKKYGMKIGFMSAFCKAAAYALQDQPVVNAVIEENEIIYRDYVDISVAVASPKGLVVPVLRNVEGMNYADIELAIAGLADKAKKGTLAVEDMDGGTFTISNGGVFGSLLGTPIINPPQSAILGMHGIFERPIAVKGQVVIRPMMYVALTYDHRLIDGREAVTFLRKVKAAVEDPRIVLAGL